CAACCTTGCATATTTGGGGCATGGAGAATGGGTCGATACTTACTGAAACCTCAAATGGGATGCTAATATATCCATTTTCTTGAGTGTCTGTGAAAAgtgaaacattaaaaatgaaaattcataatACATAAATGCATACCACTACCTTTGTTgtttcaagtgaaatatattcatcCTATGCTTTTAAAggctcataattttttttcaataaatgttcatttgaaACAGTTATTATTGGACTAATTTGAACTGTAcgaactgattaaaaaatatatcaatatttcagaAAGGTCAAAATTTCTTTACTTTAAATAACTGATTGGAAAATTTCCAAAAGGTAACAAGCAAGCAAGACTTTTCCTTTTAAAACACATGTGCAATAGACTCGATATTCTTTCACATTCAATGCAATGTAGGCCTAGGGCCTACACATACGATGTACCAATATTATGCAACACTTTTTTCACAAACCTGTAATGAGCTCTCCACTGTTCCTTCCTGCGAAGCAAAATTCTTGGCCGCATGAAGCAACATCTTTAAATTGAAGAGAAGAAAGAGCAGAAATAAATTAGAATTTTTAGAAGTCGACTCAAACTGAATTCCTTCCCCCTCCAAAATAAATCTTAAAACTAAAAGACTTTGTTAAATTgcttactttattttatttctagaCGGATTACATGGATTACCTCAGCAGCATTGGCAATGGCATCACCATCCCCTTCATAACTAGCGTTAGATTGGGCTTGGTCTTTGAAGTTCTTGAATGTACAGTAAGCATatgtactgtaggcctactcaTTACTGAACACCAAGGACATCCCTACTATTGGACGAGTGCGACAATGTAAGGGTGCGCATTAATACATAGGACGAATGGTAATCACGGTACATTCGTGTACACGCAGATCTATACTCACTTCACTGGATTTTGAGCTTCTCAACACTTGTCGGGCAAGAGATCCTAAATCCGttacattttcttgaattttcaaAGGAAGCCTCGGATCCATATTGTGTGGTTGCATTGTCATGATATTTGCGAAACAGCTGAAACGATAAATTTCAATATCGTTTTCACCGAAAAACGTCTTTCTTACACTGTTTTTTCCAGCGCTCTGCCTCTGGTCTTAACAATAGCGCTGCACCGACGATCGACACACCTACCGTACCAGTCGGCAGTCGCGTCGTCGGTGGA
The genomic region above belongs to Lytechinus pictus isolate F3 Inbred chromosome 12, Lp3.0, whole genome shotgun sequence and contains:
- the LOC129272373 gene encoding BLOC-1-related complex subunit 7-like; this translates as MTMQPHNMDPRLPLKIQENVTDLGSLARQVLRSSKSSEMLLHAAKNFASQEGTVESSLQTLKKMDILASHLRFQAEAIERNVEVMDNLQDQLSTLQR